The Agelaius phoeniceus isolate bAgePho1 chromosome 2, bAgePho1.hap1, whole genome shotgun sequence region GACCTTCAGTCAATCCATCACCAACTGTGTGAACTGAATCAGTCATTACATTTCTCATTTGTTATTTAAGGCAAATTCAAGTCTTTTGGTAACAAATGCAGCTGTGATAAAGAGCCACTTTTTCTGGATGGCATCTGGTAGCACACTTTCTTCCAAAACCTGGTTCTTGCTGAGTGGGACCTTTCTGAAAAGTCCCCTTTCCATCGGATAACCCCATGCTTTTGCTTAATATATCTGATGGATTCTGGCATGGTTGCGTAATCTTGTATTTTTTCAAGTTCAATGAGAATTACTTGAATGCCATCTTGGATAAGAGCACTATGCATGGCTAGCTGCTTTTCAGACTCATCTTCCAGAATGCTGTAACAGGAGGGCTCTGGTACTAAAACAATTATCACTCTCCTACTTTGACGGATTTTTTCATCAGCAATGCTGATCACAGCTGTAGAGAAAAAGGTTGTGCAAAATTAAGGTTTTACATTTCTATTTTCTGTTACCAATATTCTGCAGCTGATTCATCAACTGTTTGATATTCAAGCCAACACACTTTACATCAAAACAGGATGTGAACATGCAAGCATTTACCTTGGGTTAGCCTACCATAGAAATCTGGCCGATGCAACACAATCTGACCCCATCAGAGTCTATATGTCTATATCCTTGTTTTGCAGGAACAGAGAAGAGCTACCAACTATCTACTACTTATCTTGCTAATGCCATTTTATTACCATCATAGgtacaaatgcaaaaaaaaccccaagttccagaACTGCAGGAGCTTTTTACCTTAAACAGTCTGTTTCTGATGTGCTCAACTGGTTTTGTTCCAGTaagtgaaagaggaaaaaaagattcCCCCCATCAATGGCATTCCAGTCAGTTAAGTCACAAACAGTGAAATATGGTAAATACCATACAAAAACCCATGGCTAAACCCTGAGAACAGACTATTGCATTTTTTTCAAGCTGAAAAATTTAAGCAGCACTTTAGATTCTACTTCTCTGGGAACCCTTCCTTCTCAAACCACTACCAAAATCCTtcaactgtaaaaaaaaaaaaaaaaaaggttcattTGATATTTGATGATGAGAGAGATTTAGATTCCCATCTGACTGCTTGTTTCTCAGGTCAACAAGAAAACTCAAGTCAAATTTGTCTTCAGCTACCTTACCTTCTCCTGGTAAATCATCTCTCCCAAGTATGAAGAGCTTATATCCACACTGCCTTTCTAAGACCTCTGGCAGAATCTTCAGGGCAAAAATATCTGATGAATACAAGCAGCTTTCTCTGTTCTTTGGATACAGAACATAAGCATCATAGATCTTCTCATCTGAAACTAAGGAGTGAACAATAGAActtccataaaaataaattctaaagATACAAGagcaagcaagcaaacaagGGAAATCTCTAAACTCTGGGGGGTTTTCCCTTACTTGAATCATTGTTTTAGGTCCTAATCCTCCTATATTAGCTAAGCATGTAGGATTATACAAAGCCTGAAATTTTTGTAGGATCAGGCCTTCTAGAATTCAGGATGCTGAATCTGAATAGGCAAAAGAGACCTGAAAAATTAAGTTGAAACTTTCTCTTttgaacaaaaaacaaaaaagtcatcactgaaatatttgaaaaacagTGAACCTAGTGGTACAACTGATACTTAAAATTCTATTTGCCATCATACTCAAGGTGGTGTTGCAACCTGGAGTTTCAACCACAGCGACCACTTAGACATgacaacaaaaacaaattaAGTGTCAAATTTCAAGATCTTAAttgttttggttatttttgaTCAAACTTTTCAGAAAGACATAATTTAAAGGACTTTGAAGAAAATCTAAGAGAATATCAATACCTCCACAAGATACATGGCTAGAGAAACAGAAAGTATCTCCTCTCAGATGGCTGGAAATCACCCATACTTCAGCATACTCTCATAGACAACACCCTTTCAACATTATTTTGAATGCCAGGAAAGCAAAATTTCCAGAAAGTAAAATAATCAGAAGtgcctttaaatagaaaactaCACCAAGTTATATTTTCCCTGTTTCAtctatagaaaataaaaaacacataATACTTCTAATGTGTTATTGCTTTCTGTAACAACAGTAATTAAAAGTGATCTGAAAAACTGCTGTCAGAGCAGTATTCAAACCACTAGGGTGGGTCTTCAGTAAAAGAAATGATAGTTCTGGATTCCTGGGAAGttgctcattttttttcccagctttctTCATCTGAATTAATTCTAAACATCCTGAAAACAATATTATCCTTTCAAAAACCCCAAGGAAGACCAATCATGATCCATGAGAGTAACTCACTGCTTTGCAAGTAAAGGTGGGAGCTCAGAACAACACTCAGCACTGTTAcataaacataccttttttccccaggaaaggATGGCAGGAGTCCCGATACCAAAGCACAATATCAATTTTGAAGATCTTGTAGATAAAGAGAGtaaaaaacactaaaaatacCAAGGAAATTCCTCCTCCAATTAAGTACCCCTGAATGTTtcgagctgcagcagcacagaataggaaagaaaacaaataaagtACAACTATAAGCTAGAACCGGGGAAAGACAAGGATTGTACAAAATTGTTTAATcattaaaatacttttgttttaaaaagagtGAAAAACAGGACAAGCTGTTTAATTTATGCTTTCTGACATTACTGTTATTTGATAAGCCTACTTttatctttcagagaaaaaaatacttcaacAATATGATAAATGAGGCTCCTCTTCAGCTGAAacaccaaaataaaatattgacaCATAACCCAGCACAGCAGTAGAATGAGAATTCTTGTACAAAATTCTATCAGTCGGAAATCAAGGAAGTCTGAAAGGTGGGGAGGTGATTTCCTGACCTAATCTCCCCAGACCAACTAGCATTCCATTGTCTCTGCCTTCAATGACCTGTCAGTGAACCTACTCATTTACTGTCATTAAAACACCCCCCACAGACTGCATGTTTTAGTCAATGCATTAAAGAATTTCTGAAGTTAAATCCTACCCTGACAATCTTTATGAAGAAATTATAGTCATGTAAGAAGTTAGAGTTCATATTCACTTTCAGTCCCAAAATACTGAATGAGAGAAGACAAAGCAAATCAAAAgcattgttttctttcattttgctaagaacatgagaaaaaaaattcacaaagaaAGGTACTGAGATGCACTGCCCATTTTACATAAAAGCATATCACACAGCTATAATTCTAATAGGGCATAGTCAAACTAACTGACAAGTAAGTCAATGATCACCATTTTATCAAGAAGAGATCTCTTACCTGGGTATTCTAATTTGATGTAGGCTGTAAATTGTTGAGAACCATATATGAAGTGGCAGAAGAACTTATGAGCATAGTCCTTTACTGTCACTTTTGAAATGTTAAATTTTGTTCCAGATACAGCAAGTCCATGAGGCAACCCCTCTCTGTCATAAGAAAAGGTACAAGGAAAACATCTGTACATAACTGCATATCTATGCTGAATATGAGACAGATTCATCTATCCACAAATACAaagatattaatttttttatcccTATAAACCTAAGAAGCTAGTGAAGCACAATAAATATACCTCTGTAACTAACAATTTCATGAACTAAAAACATACTGGGATTAattgtttcaggtttttttggggttgagTTTGTTGAGTTTCCCCCCCCCAAGTTGGACAGAGTGCACCATTAGCAGTGTTGCAGGTGACACAAAACTCAGAGGGATGTCTGATACAACAGCCAGCATCCAGAGGTACCTTGACAGGAtggacaaatgaaaaaaaacctcatgaagttcaaaGCAAAATGCAAATCCTTCATATGAGTAGGAATAACCAGATCCCAGGCATCCTGGACTGCATTAGAAAATACGCTGCCAGCAGGGTAAGGGAAATGATCCTTCAGTGATtttcagcactggtgaggtcaCACCTGGAGTGTAGGGCCAGTTTTGGGCTGCCTAGTACAAGAGATGGATGGATTTGCTGGAGCAAGTCATGTGCAGTGATGTGACAGAGAAGGAATTGGACATCTGTCATACAAGAGAGCAGggactgctcagcctggagaagagaaggtttgGGGGCAGGGGGTGGATCTCATCAATGTGAGTTAATGCCTGATGGGGGAAggcatggagaaggaggagccAGGCTCCTTTCAGTAGTATCCACTGACTGGACATGAGGCTATGAACACAAATTGAATGACTTTCCCATCTGAAATTCCACCTGAACACTTTTTTACTTCAGGTTAGTCAAACATTGGAACCTAAATGTCCTGCAACAAGAGTTTCTGCCTTATGTTCTTGAGGATTAGCAGCTGTGTCTGTACTTTAAAAAGGACCATTTTCACAAATAAAAGTACGTTGGGTGACATTTTATTTTGGAACAATATATCCTTCCCATATTAATGATAGAGGACAGGCTTTAAcgtactattaaaaaaaaaaaaatcacataaggaaaaaatacataAGTATTACAAAATTGTATTTCACAATAGTATTATAAGAATCTACATGATTGCTTCATTCTATTTGTATCAGACAcattatttataataaaatgttattattttaaaaccaaGCAATAAGAACATACTTGTGTTTGATACAGACTTCTAATCAGCCTTTCAATGACTAGTGGCAAAGTAGTCTACTTTATAATGAATTCTCTGCACATTACTGCAGACTACTTCACCTACATATGCACTACAAATTCAATGTATAAGGATACTTACTCATAAAACTGTTCCATGTAGGTTTCATCAAAGATATCAACATCCTCATCATTAACTTGCCAGAATGGAATCAAGCCATTTATGCCACTTGATATGTTACACTCCATAACTACATGAGAGCCTACAAAAAAACAAATGTAAACACAGAAACTGAAGGTCCTGTAATAGGAGCAGAATCAAGTGATGAGGGAATAGCTGGGAAAAGGAGTGATATAAAAGCAATCTACTTACTTTATGAAAAGCAAAGTCCTTAAAACTCATCCATTTGTAATTCATATTTGGATGTCTACAATCTGGGTATAAATTCCATCCTAAATATAAGTGTCTAAATGTTCACATCTACATACAAGCTAGGTGTCTAAGCTAGTAACAGCGTTCATCTCTGCTGAAGTCCACTCACATTAAAGTAGATACCTTAACTGAATGACTCTCCAGACTCCACTGAAAGATCTCCAGGGCTTGAATCAGTTGCATGTACACCTATGGTGACATCTGAGATGCTCTCAAGCATCCAAGGTATCCATATGGAGTTGTCAGACAGGACTCCAGATCTTCAAGAAAACCGCACTGCTAGAGTAGCCAGACCACCCAAAACAGCACTCTTTGTGTAGGCACTGAATTGAGCTCCTGCTGATACTGGCCTGAGTTAAGGACCTCAGATCATATGCACATACCCATGCGCAGACAACCTGGGAGCTGAATCCCATTCTTAGTGACCTTGCATATCTTTATACCAAATCAGGATCTTTTGGCCAGCACTGTCCACTGGGTTGGTTTCTGAATATTATCACACTTTACCTCCAGAGCAAGCTCACCTGTCACTCAGCTCCTTTGCCACCAAGAGTCCAGATCTTACAGAACACCTCAGTATTAAGCAAGCCAATTTGCAAAATGTATTTATTGCCAATGTACCTCAGTGAGCTCCATGTACAGGAAGGTAAGCAGCTTTCTTGGATTCCTTTCCTTCTGTATTTTACCCATGGAAGTTAGGATTTGATAGCAGAAGGTGGGCTCTCTCAGCTGGCCTATGTAAAGATCTTAGTCTTTCATTTCCTAGAACCGCATCAGATCTAGATGCTTCCACCAAGGGATGGTCTCTAACAAAAGTATGGAATAAACCTTTAGCTCACATGGAAAGCACTTACTTGAACAAGAGTTCGCACAGAAATCAGAGATGCTCCCCAATCTCTTCTTTCATGTCCTTCTACCAcaacagttaattttttttaagatgtggTTTAGTGCATTGCACAATTATTCAATAAAACCCCCTCAAGCATTCCATGCCCACACATTCATGAATGCACTGTTAAGTTTCTACACCACCTTCTGCCACTTCTCATTGAAAAAACATATATAGCTGTTTCCATACAAGTGTTCATGCAGCTGCTTAGAGATTCTGCCCCACAGCCAGACATGCAGTaggaggttttatttttttcccccagtacCCCATTGAAGGTACTGGACAGAGAATATTGAATATTTGAATGGCAACgtcattttaaaacaaacaaaactaaatcTCAAATTCCTTTAAGAAGTGTCCCCCCTACGTGTTCCTGTAATAGGGAATCATTTGTAGATCTCAGTTGTCACAACAAACCCACTTTGTGGCTGGAGTCTCCTTTTAGTCTCACCTGTGGCTATTACTCTAATGTCTGTAAAACAATCAAGGTTTGCTCATCCTAGGTGGTCCAAAGCACCTAACAATACACCAGCACAACTTTTAATTAATGCTGTGTCCAAGCTGTAACAAATATGGACCAAATTCTACAATAAGGAGTCTAAACAAGTTGTCCCATAACACAGTCTTAATGACTCAGGCTGAGAGTCACAGCCAGTCCCTGGACTAATAAATTGCTCAGAAAATACTATCAAgcattgaaaaaaacccctgacactgccttcAGTAAATTTAAAAGCCTGCAGATCAGACTCCTCCTAAGTAGAGGCTGCATCAGTAAGAACTTTTCTGAATTAAATGAGATAACTACCATCCAAAACTGGGGATGAGATTTACATGATACTTTCATGGGTGGGAGATACAGTACAGAGAAGTCCGGCTGTAACATTACTTCATTTCTTCCATAGTTACAGTTACAAACAAAAAGTCAAGTTTTCACACAAAAATTAGGGTTACGTGAGGTAACATAAGGAAAGTCTCCCTGTATTATCGAAAATCTGGTGAACAAATTTCCTTAACAGTGAAAGAACTGAAAGTTTTTCAGGCATGTATTTTTTGTAATGAAGACAGAGAAGATACAATTACCAGAAAAGAATGGGCTGCTGAGTGATTCTAGATTACTTCAACAGAATTAAATAACCATCTGAAGATCACGGGACTgtaagtttttaaaataatagttTTTGTATCAGATCCTAAATATTCtcactgttttaaaaaaaagccttcTGGACTTTGGAAGATCATAATTTCTGTTAAAGCACAATCACAGTTCTGGTCAAAATCTACCAATCCTCACCAAAACCTGGCAACTTCAGAATAAGTCTTTATCTTTCACAAGCCATTGAggccaaaaagaaaagaacagaacaaaaaaccactaaaaccccaaaacaaccctaaacacacacacacacacaacccaCTAGTGTTTCAGTGCTGTCCAATTTAACAACATTCATACTGAAAGTTAGAATTGGGACAGACAAAAATGTTTCACATGATACAAAAAGAAACATGAAGCTTTAATAGGAGAAAACAACACTAGCTGCACACAATTTACAAGCTTAATGTCAgaaaaagcaacagcaaaagTAGATGTGTTATGTGAGAGATTCCACGAGGGTGATGCACGTAAATTAATCCACAATGCTCTGGCCTGACCTCCCATGTGGTGTTAAGAGTCCAAATGCAACCTTTGCTCAGAGCTTCTCTAATGATCTAATTCCTCAAAAGATTACAAAACTGTTTCCTGTACTAAGAAATTCTAGTAAATAGCCAATTACGCTTCTCCAAAATCAGTTAATGCCCTTTTAAGTCAAATATTTTGTTTGAAACCACCCCCTTTGATacaaaatgatttttaaaagtgcAGTTTAAGCAGCTCCAATCTCATTCTCCTGGACTTTGTCAGTAGAACACAACTGTCTGATATGTGGTGCACTTTAAACACGTGTAACTTTACTTGGGAAAAGACTGCAACACCATATACTTGGCCCAGAGAATTACAAAACAATTGAGGTTCTCTTCTGAAAGCGAGGTCTTCAATCTAATTTCCTGCTCAAGGTATGGCCTGATTCTGAGGTCAGATGAGGCTGCTCAGAGACTTATTCAGTCAGGTTCTAAAACCTTTAAAGACAGACATCACAACTTTTCTGGGCAGCctgctgcactgcccagctGTCCTCTCTGTGAAGAAGTTATTCTTTATACCCAGAATCTCTTATTTAATAAATTTCCAAGATAAACAGTACCTGGGATATGCATCAACTAGCAGCTCACTGTTTCACAAAACATCAGTATTCAAAATCTGTATTACCCTAAAACAAGGAATAAAATCCAGGTTgtggagagggaagggagacAGGAAAcatacaggaagaaaaagagctACTGAACAGGTCAACTGCCAACAATCCTAATGCGCTACATGTACATAAGCCATATTTCCACAGATACTGAGGATACATCAAGACACAAACACTGAGAAATGGTAAAAAGGATAGAtggaaataacagaaaataaataaatgcatccTGCACAACATTGCTGGTCAAGAGACTCCAATCTTAGGCAAAGTTACCTCCCCCCAGAAATTATTTGCGGGAATCACATTCTATTATCTATCCTCTGTCTTCCAGATATTCTCAATCCACATTCTTATCCCCCAGTCTTGCTGAACTCTGTGGAACTGTTCAcatatctttttaaaaagaccAGGAGCTTATTTGTTTCATTAAAGTTAATGATCTCTTAAATAGTCACTACTTACCGAGTTCTACTTCAATAGTATTGTTCCTTGGATAAATAAACTCTGGTTGCATCTGCAGTGGTTTTTCtaaccaaaacaaagaaaaataaaaccttcagGCAGGAAAAGATCCACATCTAAGTTCAACTGACAATAGTTTTGGTTTTACagtgggtttggttttattgTTTGGTATTATTGTAGTGCCATACTTACTACAAGTTTCAAATTTACAACAGAAATGTCTCATAAGATATTTGCTCTACTCTCTCCAAGTTATTCTATTTTAGCTTCCAaggtaacagaaaaaaaaaaaacaactttaaaatgctttaaaaaaatctcaaatttaCTGGCAGCAGACATGAAAGTAgcacaaaaccaacaaacaaagacaaaaccaaaaaatgcaGTTAACTTCTTTGGAGATGGataaggaagaggaaaagggtTGTATCAATGACTTCCTAGATAagatgaatatttttttaaataaaagtttaaaaaaacacatACTTAAACTGGGCTGGAATCGTATCATTCTGCACGATATACAGATTTGTTGCAAACAACCCACTGTTCTTATATCTCCTATATAAAGTCAGAATTTTGGTTTAACCTAAAAAGATGGACCTGCTTTCTCCAGACAACTATTCTGATAGGACTTTTATCATGTTACTAGTCAGGTCACCAGCAACATTGCCCACGAAGACATAATCACAATGGTAAGTGCAATAAATTACACTACTGGCAGAGTGACAGCAGAAAAGCACAACCAAGTGCCAACAGAAGCCAACCCCTTCCAGAGGAAGATTTAttaacttttttattatttatacagCTTATCACATCTCCTTTCCCATCAATGGAGAAGCAAGTTCACCAACAGGGCTTCAAGCAGGTCATTTGCTGTGATagtctcaggaaaaaaaatcatctattTTTAAGTTTATTTACTTTAATGGTGCACTATTTGTTTTGACAAAAGCAATACCTCCACACCAGGAACCACTGCTTTCTTCTAATTCTCATTCCTAACCCTGCATTACTCATTTCCCCATGACAATTCTTCCTCAAAAGGAATGCTCAAGGGTAGCAACATACCACACTGTCTTTCAATTTTATGTTCAGGAATAAATTAAAGACTTACAACTCTAATTTCACAGAGCTGAAAAGTAGCTTGCCAAATATCTTATGCCTGCATACAGATGTTTACAGCAGAACCAAAAAGAGAATAACCTCATGCTCTCACCTTTAACTTCCAGACTTATGGTTCTTGAAACATTAAATTGTCTTCCCATATATTTGTACACCATCTGGCATGTGTAGTTTCCTCTGTCTTGCACAGTTACATTACGAATCAAGACAGCATTTTCACCCTCTGCCAAAAGAAGTCGCTTGTCTTCAAGAAATCCAGGTTTACACTCCTAAACacaccaaaggtacctgtgacTTAAAGGGAACTAAAAAAATCTGACAAACCAGTTACTGTACTCTACTGATGATTAAAATATTTGGCAAACACTGAGTTCTTCGAAAGCCATGATGTGGATTCTTTTCCAAGCATTACTACAGTCTAACAAAGTCTGATAACACCTTGctcatttgcattttaaaaaaaaatcactgcagcCAACCCTTTTCAGACGCTGTGCTTTAGTTCACAGCTTGACAGTTTTCTATCTCAGGTGTAGTAGAAGTTATTACACATGTAGCAGAGTTTATGAGAACACATTCCTCCATCCCTACTTCTCTATGATGAAAGAGCTGCTGTAGCAGTGCCTCTTGCTGTTTGGGTGTATCCCAATTTCTGTGGCAATGCAAActctgggaaaaaaagcttccttctcctccttgaCCTGCAAGCAGTGGAGAATCTCTTCACCTCAAAAGATGTATAGGTGCTGCACATAGGTTATTTAACATGTATAGGCCCATGTAGCTGCTTTAATACCAGCATCAGAATTAGGAGTTGAACTGTTTAGATTTTTACCTTAAAACAGATAAAATACATGTTTTCAAGCTTGCACAGTTCTACAGAGCACTTTCATAGAACCAAAGTAAGCAGCATAAGAATACCACAGCATGATCAACAATGCCTAATATTCTGAGAAACTGAAATAATTATGCAAAGCCTTCTACTTACAGAAACATACAAGTTTTAAAACGTATTATCTACATAAAATCATCAAAGGATAAACCAGAATTGCACAAATCTTATTCGCACTCATGCCACACTCAAACTGTAGAGAAAATAAACATTCCCTTCCAAAAGCTGCTTTTCACAGTTACTTCATAAGACATTTTAAATAACACATTTTCTATCTTGTATATATGAAATATACATGCTCAGTACCTTATACCAATGTACTTCAGGCTGATTATTGTcttcatttttaaattgttcTAGATCAGGACATATAACCTTTCCAGTATTCGCGCTTGTCACTTTTTGTTCAAACttcatttttccattaaaacacAATCCATTATCGTTCTTAAAAACTGTTAAGTTTATAGTTTTTTTATTAGAGTGGTTAAGGCTCCTGTAATTAGAACAGCAGACAAGTCATGCAATTAACAGTGCATTATTTCTAGCAAGTCAGGGAGAGAGACTTCAGCATCTCTACCAGCCTTTCCTCTATAACACCCCTGCTATATTCCCTTAGTTTGTAAACACCATCCTCAGCCTCTCAGCTGCTGTTCCAGGTGAAGAGATGGGAATAAGCTCTGAGTTTGTGTTGTGAGCAGAAATGGAATTTGCTTTGGACACATGAGAAGGGACATCAGGACTTCTCAGAACTGCAGTTAAGGCTTAAGTGTCTGATGCACAAAATGTTGCTTACAGTTAATATGACTGAACCTTAGCAAGTTTTTTGTTCTGCTGATATTATATAAGCCAAGGATGTGAGGTGCCCACAGGAACACATCTCATATCTCAAGTAACTAAAACCATAGCAGGAAAGgctaaattaaaattatgtaGCTGGGTAGCTTTGAATGGATTACATGTATTCTGACTTCCAATTTTGGTTTCATGGTAAACTCCAGTGAAAGAATGTGCCTGCGACATTGGAAGTTTTTGCTGATCATTCACAGCCCAAACTCCTCCAGCACAACTCTATGCACACCAGAACATGTAACTACACACTCCTAAATCAAATTTAGGGCCACCTGAAAAGCTTTTATTGGCTATTCTCAGTGTGTTGTGGCAACAGTATGAAGAAAGGAACATTTTATGTATGTCTTCCCAAACTTAATTTCCTGTTCAGCACACACTGAATTTCAACCATTGTAAAAAAGATTTGACAACATAAGTAGTGAAGTCCAGTGCTTGGCTAGATTAATCTAGCCAGAGCTTAAAGTACTAAAAAAGCTAGATATagatactttttaaataatctaTTCCTTCTTAGTTCTCTGTGCACTCAGATTATTTGAGTAGTAGTAGAGACACATTATTTTCAGTCTCTAAAGCTGTCTAGCACACTTCTTTGCCCTTTTAATGTATTCTCATTTTTGACcagtaatgaaaatattttaaaataaatcataaaaACTGTTTTCAGCCTTTTAACTTTTGGATTTCTAGTAAGACTTCCAAAAAGTTGCTAAGGTCTCCAGAAAGTCTGTGTGGTGATAAAATGCACTGTTTGCTCCTCTTAGAACTTTCCTACATTTAGCCTTGTCCTACAAAGAAACCAGTGTTCTTCTGATCTGTCAGTATCAAACAACAGTTTGAACACAGGAAAAGCCAAAGAGGTTAAGGCATTTTCCTGTGACCTTACACTTCATCCAAAACAAAGCAACCAACCAGCCCCACAGACCATTTTTAGTACTGTCATGCTTTAAGATAAAGAGAGTCTTCTGTATGAACCACTTTTGTAGTACTAAATGCATGGAATAGCAGAGAAACACAGGCAGCATGCAGAAACTAAAGGCATGGTGAAAACAGCACTTTCAACTGATCCAAGCATTTTACCTAAAACAAGAAGTTTTGTACACTCAAGTTTCACAAATTAATTATCACACTTGCAAATTATCATACTAGCAATCCATTGTTTCCTTCCTTACCTTACATTGCATTCATAAAGTCCAGAATCTTCCAGCATAGCAGGAATAAACCAAAGCAAGCCCTCTCGCTGGTGGATCCTGGCATCTCTCTCTGTGGTCACTGCTGTAGCACTACCATTTTTATACCATGTCAAATTGTAATCAGAGTGAAGCACTGGCAATGTAATTATTGGGCAAGTAATAGCTATAGGCTCTCCAACAAGCACAAAGTAATCACAAATAACGCACccttctgttaaaaaaaaaaaagaaaaaaatgaaaaaatagcaGTACTTTTAATTTCTATACTTTTATGTTTAGGAAGTATTAATGCCCATTCCAAGTTACACAGAATTAGAAAAACTTTCTGTAACAATTTACCATTAAAACATCACAAGgctattattttttgtttgttaccACCTTCCAGTTGAGAACATGATCACATATTTTACAAACTTAAGGCACAACTTCCCTCTTTGTAGTAGCCAGCAACAAGCACATGCAAGTCAAACAGCCTCACTGCAAAACAGAGTGTAAGATGATCCACGGGATTCATCAGGCAACTCCAAACTTCCCAACTTACCTGTCATGTCCTTATTATTTAACCATGCTAGTACTTTTGCAGAATTGCCAGATTCTTAAAGTAAATACTATCTATGTAAAGCAcagtgcaaacagcagcagtgcagaaTTCCTGACAGTATTCTGCCACTAGGACTGTGGGGACAAAAAcaaatcagggaaaaaatttggagagaaaaaatatttagattagTAAGTCTTGGCTATAATGTATTATTTCCTTCCTACATTTATGCCTTTAACCAGAAGGCCCATTATTCAGAACATCACAGAAAAGGCCAATGTAAACATAGTTTTAATAACTATGCCTGTGTAACAAGCTGACAGGACACAATCATGCAGCTTAGCAAGCATCTCTCTTAAcaccagccaaaaaaaaaaaaaaaaatcagagaaaaagg contains the following coding sequences:
- the LOC129135075 gene encoding interleukin-1 receptor type 1-like, which produces MEKTSALQQKMTSIFLLIGHLIVLIPLFSAEGCVICDYFVLVGEPIAITCPIITLPVLHSDYNLTWYKNGSATAVTTERDARIHQREGLLWFIPAMLEDSGLYECNVRSLNHSNKKTINLTVFKNDNGLCFNGKMKFEQKVTSANTGKVICPDLEQFKNEDNNQPEVHWYKECKPGFLEDKRLLLAEGENAVLIRNVTVQDRGNYTCQMVYKYMGRQFNVSRTISLEVKEKPLQMQPEFIYPRNNTIEVELGSHVVMECNISSGINGLIPFWQVNDEDVDIFDETYMEQFYEEGLPHGLAVSGTKFNISKVTVKDYAHKFFCHFIYGSQQFTAYIKLEYPARNIQGYLIGGGISLVFLVFFTLFIYKIFKIDIVLWYRDSCHPFLGKKVSDEKIYDAYVLYPKNRESCLYSSDIFALKILPEVLERQCGYKLFILGRDDLPGEAVISIADEKIRQSRRVIIVLVPEPSCYSILEDESEKQLAMHSALIQDGIQVILIELEKIQDYATMPESIRYIKQKHGVIRWKGDFSERSHSARTRFWKKVCYQMPSRKSGSLSQLHLLPKDLNLP